The Salvelinus fontinalis isolate EN_2023a chromosome 24, ASM2944872v1, whole genome shotgun sequence genome has a segment encoding these proteins:
- the LOC129822554 gene encoding pre-mRNA-processing-splicing factor 8: protein MAAAFPYRGVPGGMPPGIHPPAQVPDYMSEEKLQEKARKWQQLQAKRYSEKRKFGFVDAQKEDMPPEHVRKIIRDHGDMTNRKFRHDKRVYLGALKYMPHAVLKLLENMPMPWEQIRDVPVLYHITGAISFVNEIPWVIEPVYIAQWGAMWIMMRREKRDRRHFKRMRFPPFDDEEPPLDYADNILDVEPLEAIQMELDAEEDSSVAEWLYEHQPLKDANKYVNGTTYRRWQFTLPMMSTLYRLANQLLTDLVDYNYFYLFDLKAFFTSKALNMAIPGGPKFEPLVRDINLQDEDWNEFNDINKIIIRQPIRTEYKIAFPYLYNNLPHHVHLTWYHTPNVVFIKTEDPDLPAFYFDPLINPISHRHSVKSQEPLPEDDEEFELPEYVEPFLKETPLYTDNTANGIALLWAPRPFNLRSGRTRRAIDIPLIKNWYREHCPAGQPVKVRVSYQKLLKYYVLNALKHRPPKAQKKRYLFRSFKATKFFQSTKLDWVEVGLQVCRQGYNMLNLLIHRKNLNYLHLDYNFNLKPVKTLTTKERKKSRFGNAFHLCREVLRLSKLVVDSHVQYRLGNVDAFQLSDGLQYIFAHVGQLTGMYRYKYKLMRQIRMCKDLKHLIYYRFNTGPVGKGPGCGFWAPGWRVWLFFMRGITPLLERWLGNLLARQFEGRHSKGVAKTVTKQRVESHFDLELRAAVMHDILDMMPEGIKQNKARTILQHLSESWRCWKANIPWKVPGLPTPIENMILRYVKAKADWWTNTAHYNRERIRRGATVDKTVCKKNLGRLTRLYLKAEQERQHNYLKDGPYITAEEAVAIYTTTVHWLESRRFSPIPFPPLSYKHDTKLLILALERLKEAYSVKSRLNQSQREELGLIEQAYDNPHEALSRIKRHLLTQRAFKEVGIEFMDLYSHLVPVYDVEPLEKITDAYLDQYLWYEADKRRLFPPWIKPADTEPPPLLVYKWCQGINNLQDVWETMEGECNVMLESRYEKMYEKIDLTLLNRLLRLIVDHNIADYMTAKNNVVINYKDMNHTNSYGIIRGLQFASFIVQYYGLVMDLLVLGLHRASEMAGPPQMPNDFLSFQDTATESAHPIRLYCRYIDRIHIFFRFSADEARDLIQRYLTEHPDPNNENIVGYNNKKCWPRDARMRLMKHDVNLGRAVFWDIKNRLPRSVTTVQWENSFVSVYSKDNPNLLFNMCGFECRILPKCRTSYEEFTHKDGVWNLQNEVTKERTAQCFLRVDDESMQRFHNRVRQILMASGSTTFTKIVNKWNTALIGLMTYFREAVVNTQELLDLLVKCENKIQTRIKIGLNSKMPSRFPPVVFYTPKELGGLGMLSMGHVLIPQSDLRWSKQTDVGITHFRSGMSHEEDQLIPNLYRYIQPWESEFIDSQRVWAEYALKRQEAIAQNRRLTLEDLEDSWDRGIPRINTLFQKDRHTLAYDKGWRVRTDFKQYQVLKQNPFWWTHQRHDGKLWNLNNYRTDMIQALGGVEGILEHTLFKGTYFPTWEGLFWEKASGFEESMKWKKLTNAQRSGLNQIPNRRFTLWWSPTINRANVYVGFQVQLDLTGIFMHGKIPTLKISLIQIFRAHLWQKIHESVVMDLCQVFDQELDALEIETVQKETIHPRKSYKMNSSCADILLFASYKWNVSRPSLLADSKDVMDSTTTQKYWIDIQLRWGDYDSHDIERYARAKFLDYTTDNMSIYPSPTGVLIAIDLAYNLHSGYGNWFPGGKPLIQQAMAKIMKANPALYVLRERIRKGLQLYSSEPTEPYLSSQNYGELFSNQIIWFVDDTNVYRVTIHKTFEGNLTTKPINGAIFIFNPRTGQLFLKIIHTSVWAGQKRLGQLAKWKTAEEVAALIRSLPVEEQPKQIIVTRKGMLDPLEVHLLDFPNIVIKGSELQLPFQACLKVEKFGDLILKATEPQMVLFNLYDDWLKTISSYTAFSRLILILRALHVNNDRAKVILKPDKTTITEPHHIWPTLTDEEWIKVEVQLKDLILADYGKKNNVNVASLTQSEIRDIILGMEISAPSQQRQQIAEIEKQTKEQSQLTATQTRTVNKHGDEIITSTTSNYETQTFSSKTEWRVRAISAANLHLRTNHIYVSSDDIKETGYTYILPKNVLKKFICISDLRAQIAGYLYGTSPPDNPQVKEIRCIVMVPQWGTHQTVHLPNQLPGHEYLKEMEPLGWIHTQPNESPQLSPQDVTSHAKIMADNPAWDGEKTIIITCSFTPGSCTLTAYKLTPSGYEWGRQNTDKGNNPKGYLPSHYERVQMLLSDRFLGFFMVPGQVSWNYNFMGVRHDPNMKYDLQLSNPKEFYHEVHRPSHFLNFASLQEGEIYNADREDMYG from the exons AGCCCTGAAGTACATGCCCCACGCGGTGCTGAAGCTACTGGAGAACATGCCCATGCCTTGGGAGCAGATCAGAGACGTGCCTGTCCTATACCACATCACTGGAGCCATCTCCTTCGTCAACGAGATCCCCTGGGTCATTGAGCCTGTTTACATCGCCCAGTGGGG CGCCATGTGGATCATGATGCGTCGTGAGAAGAGGGACCGTCGTCACTTCAAGCGTATGCGTTTCCCTCCTTTTGACGATGAGGAACCTCCGCTGGACTACGCTGATAACATCCTGGACGTGGAGCCACTGGAGGCCATCCAGATGGAGCTGGATGCAGAAGAGGACTCCTCCGTGGCGGAGTGGCTCTACGAACACCAGCCCCTCAAGGACGCCAACAA GTATGTGAACGGGACCACGTACAGGCGTTGGCAGTTCACCCTGCCCATGATGTCCACGCTGTACCGTCTGGCCAACCAGCTGCTGACAGACCTGGTGGACTACAACTATTTCTACCTGTTTGACCTGAAGGCCTTCTTCACCTCCAAGGCCCTCAACATGGCCATCCCCGGGGGACCTAAGTTTGAACCCCTAGTTAGGGACATCAACCTCCA AGATGAAGACTGGAATGAGTTCAACGACATCAACAAGATCATCATCAGACAGCCTATCAGGACAGAGTACAAGATTGCCTTCCCATACCTGTACAACAACCTTCCCCACCACGTTCACCTCACCTG GTACCACACTCCCAATGTGGTGTTCATCAAGACTGAGGATCCTGATTTGCCAGCGTTTTACTTTGACCCCCTGATCAACCCCATCTCCCACAGACACTCAGTCAAG AGTCAGGAGCCTCTGCCAGAGGATGACGAAGAGTTTGAGCTTCCAGAGTACGTGGAGCCCTTCCTGAAGGAGACGCCCCTCTACACAGACAACACAGCCAATGGAATCGCTCTGCTCTGGGCTCCACGCCCCTTCAACTTGCGCTCTGGGAGGACCAGGCGGGCCATCGACATCCCACTCATCAAGAACTG GTATCGTGAGCACTGCCCGGCCGGCCAGCCAGTGAAGGTGCGTGTGTCTTACCAGAAACTGCTCAAGTACTACGTACTCAACGCTCTCAAACACAGACCACCCAAGGCCCAGAAGAAGAG GTACTTGTTTCGTTCATTTAAAGCCACCAAGTTCTTCCAGTCGACTAAGCTGGACTGGGTGGAGGTGGGCCTGCAGGTGTGCAGACAGGGCTACAACATGCTCAACCTGCTCATCCACCGCAAGAACCTCAACTACCTGCACCTGGATTACAACTTCAACCTCAAGCCTGTCAAGACCCTCACCACAAAG GAACGTAAGAAGTCCAGGTTCGGGAATGCCTTCCATCTGTGCAGAGAGGTGCTGCGTCTCAGCAAGCTGGTGGTGGACAGCCACGTGCAGTACAGACTGGGCAACGTGGATGCTTTCCAG TTGTCAGACGGGCTGCAGTACATCTTTGCACACGTGGGCCAGCTGACTGGCATGTACCGCTACAAGTACAAGCTGATGAGACAGATCCGGATGTGCAAGGACCTCAAGCACCTCATCTACTACCGCTTCAATACT GGTCCAGTGGGTAAGGGTCCAGGTTGTGGGTTCTGGGCACCAGGATGGAGAGTGTGGCTGTTCTTTATGAGGGGCATCACCCCCCTGCTGGAGAGATGGCTGGGCAACCTGCTGGCCAGGCAGTTTGAAG GTCGTCACTCCAAGGGCGTGGCGAAGACTGTGACGAAGCAGCGTGTGGAGTCCCACTTTGACCTGGAGCTGCGTGCGGCCGTGATGCACGATATCCTGGACATGATGCCTGAGGGCATCAAACAGAACAAGGCCAGAACCATCCTGCAGCACCTCTCTGAGTCCTGGCGCTGCTGGAAGGCCAACATCCCCTGGAAG GTCCcaggcctgcccacacccatcgAGAACATGATCCTACGCTACGTGAAGGCCAAAGCTGATTGGTGGACCAACACGGCCCACTACAACCGCGAGCGAATCAGGCGCGGCGCAACCGTGGACAAGACTGTGTGCAAAAAGAACCTGGGCAGACTGACCCGTCTGTACCTGAAGGCTGAGCAGGAGAGGCAGCACAATTACCTGAAG GATGGTCCATACATCACAGCAGAGGAGGCTGTGGCCATCTACACCACCACGGTCCACTGGCTGGAGAGCAGACGCTTCTCCCCCATCCCCTTCCCCCCACTGTCCTACAAACATGACACCAAACTGCTCATCCTGGCCCTGGAGAGGCTCAAAGAggcctacag TGTGAAGTCCAGGCTGAACCAGTCCCAGAGAGAGGAGTTGGGGCTGATAGAGCAGGCCTATGACAACCCTCACGAGGCCCTGTCCAGAATCAAACGGCACCTGCTCACACAGAGAGCCTTCAAAGAG gTGGGCATAGAGTTCATGGACCTGTACAGTCACCTGGTGCCTGTGTATGACGTGGAGCCCCTGGAGAAGATCACAGATGCCTACCTGGACCAGTACCTGTGGTATGAGGCTGACAAACGACGTCTCTTCCCCCCCTGGATCAAACCAGCTGACACAGAGCCTCCTCCACTCCTCGTCTACAAGTGGTGCCAAG GCATCAACAACCTGCAGGATGTGTGGGAGACGATGGAGGGAGAGTGTAACGTGATGCTAGAGTCTCGCTATGAAAAGATGTATGAGAAAATAGATCTGACACTGCTCAACAGACTGCTGCGTCTCATCGTGGACCACAACATCGCTGACTACATGACTGCCAAGAACAACGTGGTCATCAACTACAAG GACATGAACCACACCAACTCGTACGGGATCATCCGTGGTCTGCAGTTTGCCTCGTTCATCGTGCAGTACTACGGCCTGGTCATGGACCTGTTGGTGCTGGGCCTCCACCGGGCCAGTGAGATGGCTGGACCCCCTCAAATGCCCAACGACTTCCTGTCCTTCCAGGATACAGCCACAGAGAGTGCTCACCCCATCCGCCTCTACTGCAGATACATTGACCGTATACATATCTTCTTCAG GTTCTCAGCTGATGAGGCAAGGGACCTGATCCAGAGGTACCTAACAGAGCACCCTGACCCCAACAATGAGAACATTGTGGGCTACAACAACAAGAAGTGCTGGCCCAGAGACGCCAGGATGAGACTGATGAAGCACGACGTCAACCT GGGTCGTGCTGTGTTCTGGGACATTAAGAACCGCCTGCCTCGGTCTGTAACCACGGTCCAATGGGAGAACAGCTTTGTGTCCGTCTACAGCAAAGATAACCCTAACCTGCTCTTCAACATGTGTGGCTTCGAGTGCCGCATCCTGCCCAAGTGTCGCACCAGCTACGAGGAGTTCACCCACAAGGACGGAGTCTGGAACCTGCAGAACGAG gtgaccAAAGAGCGTACTGCCCAGTGTTTCCTGCGTGTGGATGATGAGTCCATGCAGCGGTTCCACAACAGAGTCAGACAGATCCTCATGGCCTCAGGATCCACCACCTTCACCAAG ATTGTGAACAAGTGGAACACGGCTCTGATAGGGCTGATGACGTACTTCCGTGAGGCGGTGGTCAACACCCAGGAGCTGCTGGACCTGCTGGTGAAATGTGAGAACAAGATCCAGACCCGTATCAAGATCGGTCTCAACTCCAAGATGCCCAGTCGCTTCCCCCCTGTGGTCTTCTACACCCCCAAGGAGCTGGGAGGGCTGGGCATGCTGTCCATGGGACACGTCCTCATCCCACAGTCCGATCTGAG GTGGTCGAAGCAGACTGACGTTGGCATCACTCATTTCCGGTCCGGTATGAGCCACGAGGAGGACCAGCTGATTCCTAACCTGTACCGCTACATCCAGCCCTGGGAGAGTGAGTTCATCGACTCCCAGAGAGTCTGGGCAGAGTACGCCCTGAAGAGACAGGAGGCTATCGCACAGAACAG GCGTCTGACCCTGGAGGACTTAGAGGACTCTTGGGACAGAGGTATCCCCCGTATCAACACCCTGTTCCAGAAGGACAGACACACGCTGGCCTACGACAAGGGCTGGAGGGTCCGCACTGACTTCAAACAGTACCAG GTTCTGAAGCAGAACCCGTTCTGGTGGACCCACCAGCGTCACGACGGGAAGTTGTGGAACCTTAACAACTACAGGACAGACATGATCCAGGCTCTGGGAGGGGTGGAGGGCATCCTGGAACACACGCTCTTCAAAGGAACCTACTTccccacctgggagggtctcttcTG GGAGAAGGCCAGTGGCTTTGAGGAGTCCATGAAGTGGAAGAAGCTGACCAACGCCCAGAGATCTGGTTTGAACCAGATCCCCAACCGTCGCTTCACCCTCTGGTGGTCCCCCACCATCAACAGGGCCAAC GTGTACGTGGGTTTCCAGGTCCAGCTGGATCTGACCGGGATCTTCATGCACGGAAAGATCCCCACCTTGAAAATCTCCCTCATCCAGATCTTCAGGGCTCACTTGTGGCAGAAGATCCACGAGAGCGTCGTCATGGATCTCTGTCAG gtgTTTGACCAGGAGCTGGATGCCTTGGAGATCGAGACAGTGCAGAAAGAGACCATTCACCCCAGGAAGTCCTACAAGATGAACTCTTCCTGCGCCGACATACTACTCTTCGCCTCCTACAAGTGGAACGTCTCACGCCCCTCGCTGCTCGCTGACTCAAA ggACGTGATGGACAGCACCACCACCCAGAAGTACTGGATTGACATACAGCTTCGCTGGGGAGACTACGACTCTCACGACATTGAGCGCTACGCCAGAGCCAAGTTCCTGGACTACACCACAGACAACATGAgcatctacccctcccccaccggGGTGCTCATCGCCATCGACCTGGCCTACAACCTCCACAG tGGGTATGGTAACTGGTTCCCGGGAGGCAAGCCCCTGATCCAGCAGGCCATGGCTAAGATCATGAAGGCCAACCCTGCTCTGTACGTCCTGAGGGAGCGCATCCGTAAGGGACTGCAACTCTACTCCTCAGAGCCCACTGAGCCCTACCTGTCCTCCCAGAACTACGGAGAGCTCTTCTCCAATCAGATCATCTGGTTTGTGGACGACACTAACGTCTACCGGGTCACCATCCACAAG ACGTTTGAGGGTAACTTGACCACCAAGCCCATCAACGGAGCCATCTTCATCTTCAACCCCAGGACAGGCCAGCTCTTCCTCAAGATCATCCACACCTCTGTGTGGGCCGGACAGAAACGTCTGGGACAG CTGGCGAAGTGGAAGACAGCTGAGGAGGTGGCTGCTCTGATTCGTTCCCTTCCTGTGGAGGAGCAGCCCAAACAGATCATTGTCACCAGGAAGGGCATGCTGGACCCCCTCGAG GTCCACTTGCTGGATTTCCCCAACATTGTGATCAAGGGCTCTGAGCTGCAGCTGCCcttccaggcctgtctgaaggtGGAGAAGTTTGGAGACCTAATCCTGAAGGCCACCGAGCCTCAGATGGTCCTGTTCAACCTGTACGACGACTGGCTCAAGACCATTTCCTCCTACACC GCGTTCTCCCGTCTCATTCTGATCCTAAGGGCGCTCCATGTGAACAACGACCGTGCCAAGGTGATCCTGAAGCCGGATAAGACCACCATCACAGAGCCTCACCACATCTGGCCCACGCTGACCGATGAAGAGTGGATCAAGGTGGAGGTGCAGCTCAAAGACCTCATCCTGGCCGACTATGGAAAGAAGAACAA TGTGAACGTGGCGTCTCTGACCCAGTCTGAGATCCGTGACATCATCCTGGGCATGGAGATCTCTGCTCCGTCCCAGCAGCGCCAGCAGATTGCTGAGATTGAGAAGCAGACCAAGGAGCAGTCCCAGCTCACTGCCACTCAGACACGCACAGTCAACAAACACGGAGACGAGATCATCACCTCAACAACCTCAAACTACGAGACACAGACCTTCTCCTCCAAGACAGAATGGAGAGTCAG GGCCATCTCTGCTGCCAACCTGCACCTGAGGACCAACCACATCTACGTGTCGTCTGATGACATCAAGGAGACGGGCTACACCTACATCCTGCCCAAGAACGTCCTCAAGAAGTTCATCTGCATCTCAGACTTGCGAGCCCAG ATTGCAGGTTACCTGTACGGCACCAGTCCCCCTGACAACCCCCAGGTGAAGGAGATCAGGTGTATCGTCATGGTACCCCAGTGGGGAACGCATCAGACCGTCCACCTACCCAATCAGCTGCCAGGACACGAGTACCTCAAG GAGATGGAGCCCCTGGGTTGGATCCACACCCAGCCCAACGAGTCTCCCCAACTCTCCCCCCAGGACGTCACCAGCCACGCCAAGATCATGGCTGACAACCCCGCCTGGGATGGAGAGAAGACCATCATCATCACCTGCAG TTTCACTCCCGGCTCCTGCACTCTGACGGCCTACAAGCTGACTCCCAGTGGGTACGAGTGGggcagacagaacacagacaagGGCAACAACCCCAAGGGCTACCTGCCCTCCCACTATGAGAGGGTTCAGATGCTTCTGTCTGATCGCTTCCTGGGCTTCTTCATGGTGCCTGGACAGGTCTCCTGGAACTACAACTTCATGG GTGTTCGCCACGACCCCAACATGAAGTATGACCTGCAGCTGTCCAACCCCAAGGAGTTCTACCACGAGGTCCATCGGCCCTCTCACTTCCTCAACTTCGCCTCCCTGCAGGAGGGAGAGATCTACAACGCAGACAGAGAGGACATGTACGGTTGA